In a genomic window of Roseiflexus castenholzii DSM 13941:
- a CDS encoding metalloregulator ArsR/SmtB family transcription factor → MTLAHQHPIPPSPMPEALRLLGDETRWRLIGELRWSDRQVGELCERLDLPQNLVSYHLGVLRQAGLVRAHRSDADGRVLYYALDLAALQRQIQSISSALALPTRAAPPSSMDGPVLFICTRNSARSQIAEAWLRHLSGGRIITRSAGTAPASVQPLAIQVMAEAGIDIGYQRAKRIADVIEPAPAVVVTVCDLAREECSATLDAPLCLHWSIPDPVAVSGSESERLAAFRAARDELRLRVEGLLGLLPTISINPN, encoded by the coding sequence ATGACTCTTGCTCATCAACACCCTATCCCACCCTCACCAATGCCGGAGGCATTGCGTCTGCTCGGCGACGAGACGCGCTGGCGGCTGATCGGCGAACTGCGCTGGAGCGACCGGCAGGTCGGCGAACTTTGTGAACGTCTCGATCTGCCACAGAACCTGGTATCGTACCATCTTGGCGTCCTGCGTCAGGCGGGGCTGGTGCGCGCGCACCGGAGCGATGCCGATGGACGGGTGCTCTACTATGCGCTCGACCTTGCGGCGCTTCAACGACAGATCCAATCGATCAGCAGCGCTCTGGCGCTTCCGACACGCGCAGCGCCGCCGTCGTCCATGGATGGTCCGGTGCTGTTCATTTGCACCCGCAACAGCGCCCGCTCGCAGATCGCTGAAGCCTGGCTGCGCCACCTGAGCGGCGGTCGGATTATCACGCGCAGTGCAGGCACGGCGCCGGCCAGTGTGCAGCCGCTGGCAATTCAGGTCATGGCGGAAGCAGGCATCGATATCGGCTATCAGCGCGCCAAACGTATCGCCGATGTCATTGAGCCGGCGCCGGCCGTGGTGGTGACAGTCTGCGATCTGGCGCGCGAAGAGTGTAGTGCAACGCTGGATGCGCCGTTGTGTCTGCACTGGAGCATCCCCGATCCGGTCGCTGTGTCTGGCAGTGAGTCCGAACGATTGGCGGCGTTCCGCGCGGCGCGCGATGAGCTGCGGCTGCGCGTCGAAGGATTGCTCGGCTTACTGCCAACGATTTCGATCAATCCAAACTGA